From a single Candidatus Cetobacterium colombiensis genomic region:
- a CDS encoding TIGR03905 family TSCPD domain-containing protein: MKILKTKGVCAKEIGVKLNGDIIEKIEFFGGCDGNTVAIEKLVEGMKIEEVIKRLEGIDCSERGTSCPDQLSKLLKELV, from the coding sequence ATGAAAATTTTGAAAACAAAAGGTGTTTGTGCTAAAGAAATTGGTGTAAAATTAAATGGGGATATTATCGAGAAAATTGAGTTTTTTGGAGGATGCGATGGAAATACTGTTGCAATTGAAAAACTAGTTGAAGGTATGAAAATAGAGGAAGTTATAAAAAGATTAGAGGGAATTGATTGCTCTGAAAGAGGAACATCATGCCCAGATCAATTATCTAAATTATTGAAAGAATTAGTTTAA
- a CDS encoding sulfite exporter TauE/SafE family protein, producing the protein MFETFFSEISLINFMFLASACFCAAFVDAIAGGGGLISLPAFLAAGLDPHMALGTNKLAAFFSSSGSAFKFARSGKINWDLIKYLIPFSFIGAILGVKAVILIDSKYLYPIAFSLLVFVLLYTLKNKNLGNHDNYTGINSKNLKLGILMAFTLGFYDGFFGPGTGSFIIFGFIEIFKLDFIKASGNSKFLNLASNIASVITFIYYGKIVYVYALAVGIVMLIGANVGAKVAVTRGTKFIRPVFLIITTVVTTKMAITFLQQL; encoded by the coding sequence ATGTTTGAAACCTTTTTTTCAGAAATTTCTTTGATTAACTTCATGTTCTTAGCATCAGCTTGTTTTTGTGCTGCTTTTGTTGATGCTATCGCTGGGGGTGGAGGATTAATCAGTTTACCAGCCTTCTTAGCCGCTGGACTTGACCCACATATGGCTCTAGGAACAAATAAATTAGCTGCTTTTTTCTCTAGTAGTGGAAGTGCTTTTAAGTTTGCTCGTTCTGGAAAAATTAACTGGGACTTAATTAAATATTTAATTCCATTTTCTTTTATTGGAGCTATTTTAGGAGTTAAAGCCGTTATTTTAATCGATTCTAAATATCTTTATCCTATTGCATTTTCTTTATTAGTTTTTGTTCTTTTATACACTTTAAAAAATAAAAATTTAGGAAATCATGATAATTACACAGGAATAAATTCTAAAAATTTAAAATTAGGAATTCTTATGGCTTTCACTTTAGGTTTTTATGATGGATTTTTTGGTCCAGGGACAGGTTCTTTTATAATATTTGGATTTATTGAAATTTTTAAATTAGATTTTATAAAAGCTAGTGGAAATTCAAAATTTTTAAATTTAGCAAGTAATATTGCCAGCGTAATCACTTTTATATACTATGGAAAAATTGTATATGTGTATGCTTTGGCAGTGGGAATAGTTATGTTAATCGGTGCTAATGTTGGTGCCAAAGTTGCTGTTACTAGAGGAACTAAGTTTATTCGTCCTGTTTTTCTTATTATTACAACTGTTGTTACTACAAAAATGGCTATAACTTTTTTACAACAACTTTAA
- a CDS encoding RrF2 family transcriptional regulator, producing MLISREVDYGIRIVLLLCEANRKMDAKEISEISGVSIRFTLKILGKLTSSDLVESFRGAKGGYIAAKKPKDISVYDIVEVLEGGIKVNGCFEDKSSCTTSKMALCGLRCKLEEVNLKIKEELEKITMDKLENCSGFDL from the coding sequence ATGTTAATAAGTAGAGAAGTTGATTATGGTATAAGAATTGTACTTTTATTGTGTGAAGCAAATAGAAAGATGGATGCAAAGGAGATTTCTGAAATTTCGGGTGTTTCTATAAGATTTACACTTAAAATTCTTGGAAAATTAACTTCATCTGATTTAGTAGAATCATTCCGTGGAGCAAAAGGTGGTTATATAGCTGCAAAGAAACCTAAAGATATAAGTGTATACGACATAGTGGAAGTTTTAGAGGGTGGAATTAAAGTAAATGGGTGCTTTGAAGATAAATCAAGCTGTACAACTTCTAAAATGGCCTTATGTGGATTAAGATGTAAATTAGAAGAAGTAAATTTAAAGATCAAAGAAGAATTAGAAAAAATAACTATGGATAAATTAGAGAATTGTTCTGGATTTGATTTGTAA
- a CDS encoding YMGG-like glycine zipper-containing protein: MKKLFAGLILGLVLVGCSNMTSREKSALVGAGAGALVGSAISGNSKGALIGAGVGALGGAAVDNYDKTGNVLGN; encoded by the coding sequence ATGAAAAAATTATTTGCAGGTTTAATTTTAGGGTTAGTATTAGTAGGTTGTTCAAATATGACGTCTAGAGAAAAGAGTGCCTTGGTTGGAGCAGGAGCAGGAGCATTAGTAGGTTCAGCTATTTCTGGAAACTCAAAAGGAGCTTTAATTGGAGCGGGAGTTGGAGCTTTAGGTGGAGCAGCAGTTGATAATTATGATAAAACAGGAAATGTTTTAGGAAACTAA
- a CDS encoding alpha/beta hydrolase — MKKVFNIVKKVLLGLVGLIIFIQFTRAYIYNKTAPNLQRWHETSKYEEPDYKDFKTIDDYMVAEKEFLKKAYSEVQTSPTTNELDRYSKNGEEVNGINETFQLIPEDIKGGVLLLHGLTDSPYVMKDIGKVFYEKGYYVLGLRYKYHGTYPGELLKISEKDFEDAAKFGAKMVKEKLKNVKNPEFYMVGFSTGAAATLQYITSSVKEDKELPIPKEIFWLSPAMGVSPAAKFGFLDTWVGTIPYFKKFKWLDIDPEYDLAKYNSFPKNPGIQVYYLIKKAKLNFSKLTKKEKQELPPIHTYLSLVDATVLDKDLYDIFFKMENLDNKLVVFDINRKFEDFFKPDLIKLNLKNEMVDLKFKFNVAFLSNINSKKDDKIISINYDGKNFFEEQNPNLKWDEWNFSLSHVALPISPENELYGKSSMLGSLNLKGENNSLYLSPNLIYRLRYNEFFEYIKSDIESSIN, encoded by the coding sequence ATGAAAAAAGTTTTTAATATAGTAAAAAAAGTATTGTTAGGTTTAGTAGGGTTAATTATATTTATTCAATTTACAAGAGCTTATATTTATAATAAAACAGCACCTAATTTACAAAGATGGCATGAAACGAGTAAATATGAAGAGCCAGACTATAAAGATTTTAAAACGATAGATGACTATATGGTCGCAGAAAAAGAATTTTTAAAGAAAGCTTACTCAGAAGTTCAGACTTCTCCAACGACAAATGAATTAGATAGATATTCAAAAAATGGTGAAGAAGTTAATGGAATAAATGAAACATTTCAGCTTATTCCAGAGGATATTAAAGGTGGGGTTTTATTACTTCATGGTTTAACAGATTCTCCTTATGTGATGAAGGATATAGGAAAAGTTTTTTATGAAAAAGGATATTATGTTTTGGGTTTAAGATATAAATATCATGGAACTTATCCAGGAGAATTACTTAAAATTTCAGAAAAAGATTTTGAAGATGCTGCGAAGTTTGGAGCAAAAATGGTAAAAGAAAAACTAAAAAATGTAAAAAATCCAGAGTTTTATATGGTTGGATTTTCTACTGGAGCAGCGGCAACGTTACAATATATAACTAGTAGTGTAAAAGAAGATAAAGAGTTACCTATTCCTAAAGAAATATTTTGGTTATCTCCTGCTATGGGAGTTTCTCCAGCAGCAAAATTTGGATTTTTAGATACTTGGGTAGGAACAATACCTTACTTTAAAAAATTTAAATGGTTAGATATAGATCCAGAGTATGACCTTGCTAAATATAATTCTTTTCCTAAAAATCCAGGAATTCAAGTTTATTATTTAATAAAAAAAGCAAAGTTGAACTTTTCAAAGCTGACTAAAAAAGAAAAACAAGAACTGCCACCAATTCATACTTATTTATCGTTAGTAGATGCTACAGTTTTAGATAAGGATTTATATGATATCTTTTTTAAGATGGAAAATTTAGATAATAAATTAGTAGTATTTGATATAAATAGAAAATTTGAAGATTTTTTTAAGCCTGATTTGATTAAATTAAATTTAAAAAATGAAATGGTAGATTTAAAATTTAAATTTAATGTAGCTTTTCTTTCAAATATTAATAGTAAAAAGGACGATAAAATAATTTCAATAAATTATGATGGTAAAAACTTTTTTGAAGAGCAAAACCCTAATTTAAAATGGGATGAATGGAATTTTTCTCTTTCTCATGTGGCACTACCAATCTCTCCAGAAAATGAGCTTTATGGTAAAAGTTCAATGTTAGGGAGCTTAAATCTAAAAGGTGAAAATAATTCGTTGTATTTATCACCAAACTTAATTTATAGACTTAGATATAATGAGTTTTTTGAATATATTAAAAGTGATATAGAGTCATCAATAAATTAA